The following is a genomic window from Aminivibrio sp..
AGTGCTTCGCCTCAATACCGGTACCGGCGACGACGGCAAGATGATCGTCCGGTCCGTGACCATGAGCCGGATTCGTCCGGCGGTGGATGCCACGTCGCTGAAATCGGCGACGGATGCCCTTGGGGCCCTTTTTGATTATCCGGTGCTGGCAGTGGAGAAAGTGGGCACCGATTCCGTGGAAGCCGCCTAGGCTGAAAGGAGAGTGACGGGATATGAAGACGTTTCGGATGAAGTTTCTGACTGATCTCGGCAAGACCTTCGTGGTGTCGCTGAACTACGCGAAGGAGACCATTTCCGCCGCCGAGGCGGAGGCGGCCATGGACGCGGTGATCGACAACGATATTTTCGATCAGGCGCTGGTGTCCATCGCCGGGGCGGAGCTTGTGGACCGCACGGTGACGGAGATTCTGTAGCCGGTAGTGATGCAGGGGAGGGGGAGTCCTCTCCCCTTTGTTTCCTGAGGTAAAGGAGGGAGCCGAACAATGGAGGATTTTATGTCCACGGTGGTACAGAACGGGTTCTCCGTGGCGGTGGCGGCCTTTCTGCTGGTGCGCATGGAGAAGCGCCTGGAGGAGCTTTCCCTGGCCATCCGAGACTTGCATGCCGCCATACTGGCGAAGGGGTAAAGGCTTGGTGCCGGGAATTGCGTTGCTCAGGACGACAGGGCAAGGGCAAAACCGAGGGAAGGACCTGGTTTAAAGGCCTTAAAGACCAAATCGGGATTCTACCCCTTCGGGGATGCTGCGCGAACGCTTTGCTCAGGACGACAGGCAAGGGCAAACCCGAGGGGGGATTCGCTTATTTTGTCATCCTGAGGCCGGCCTTCTTGGCCGAAGGATCTGGTACTTAAGGCAGTCCAGAGTCAACCCTGAGGTCCTTCCCTCGCTGTGCTCGGGATGCTTCGCGATCACTTCGTTCAGGACGACAGGGCAAGGGCAAAACCGAGGGAAGGACCCTCTTTTGTTTGTCATCCTGAGGACGGCCTTCTTGGCCGAAGGATCTGGTACTTGAGGCAGTGCAAAGTCAAACCCGAGGTCCTTCGGGCGGTGAAGCCGCCCTCAGGACGACAGGGCAAGGGCAAAAGCGAGGGGAAGGACCCTCTTTTGTTTGTCATCCTGAGGCCGGCCTTCTTGGCCGAAGGATCTGGTACTTGAGGTAGTGCAGAGTCAACCCCGAGGTCCTTCCCTTCGTTCAGGACGACAGGGCAAGAGCAACACCGAGGTCCTTCCCCTTCGGGGATGCTGCGCGATCGGGCGGAGAAGCCGCCCTCAGGACGACAAAACCCAGGGCGCTGCCGTCAGGACGACAGCCCCAACACGAAGCCGTTTTTCAATAAAGGTGGTGAATGTATGGCAGAAAAATCAACCCGGCTGAATGACCTTCCCGTGGCGGAGCATTTCCGCCTCCGGGAATTCGAATGCCCCTGCTGCCACTGCGTGAGGCTCTGTCCTCTCCTGGTGGAGCTGCTCGAGGCCATGAGGGACCAGTGGGGAAAACCGGTGGTCATCAGCAGCGGATATAGGTGCCCGCCCCATAACAAGCGGGTGAAGGGGGCGGCGCGGAGTCTTCACATGGAGGGACGGGCGGCGGATGTCCTTGTTCCGTTCAACGAGCAATCGGCGGTGGAGGTCTTTGCCCGGCGGGCGGGTTTCACACAGGTCATTCCCTATGGCCGACGGAATTTCATGCATTTGGCGGTAGCGTGACGGAGGGATGAATGGAGTTTTCGAAATATGACATGGAGGCGGAAACTGTGCGCTTCCGCCCGCTGGTAATGGCCACGGCGAGACGATACGCCGGCAGGGGGGCGCTTTTCGACGACCTGGTGCAGGAAGGGTATCTTGCCCTGCTGGAACTGATCCCGAGGTGCGGGGATCCGGAACGGCTGCCTCTTTTTCTGAAGAACCGGCTTCCGGCAAGGGTGAGGGCCGTCGCCCGGAGGGAATGGCGGCAGCAGTACGTTCCCCTGGAGGATATGGAAGGAACACCGGAGGAACCTTCAGTCTTTGTGGAACCCTCATTTCCGGACCGGGCGGTTGAGGAGAGTCTCGCCGGGGAGGACAGGGAGCTTGTTTTTTTGCTGGCAGAAGGATTCAACCAGGAAGAGGCTGCCGAGAGGTTCGGCATAACACAACAGGCGGTGAGCGCCAGGCTGCGGCTTCTGAGAAAGCGCCTTGCACCGCTGATTCAATAGAGAAGAAGGACGAAGTGAGGGGAGAAACAGGCCCCTCACTTTTTTTGTGAGGGAGGCGGCCTGGACGGGTGGGAGGGGAGCGCTGTTTCTTTCATCCGGAACGAAGTTGATCGCGATCGCGCAGCACCCAGAGCGAAGCGGAGGGAGCATCCCGAGTGTAGCGAGGGGAGATTTGCTTTTGGCTGTCATCCTGAGGCCGGTATTTGGGCCGAAGGATCTCGTACTTGAGGGCGTTCGAACCAAAGGCAGATCCCTCCTCGCTGCGCTCGTTCGGGACGACAGGGTGGTGTCATCCCGAGGCCGGGGGCATGGCCGAGGGATCTCGGGCTTGAGGTACTCCGGAGTCAAAACCGAGGTCCTTCGCCTTGCTCAGGACGACAGACAAAGGCAACCCAGAGNNNNNNNNNNCGGGACGACAGGGTGGTGTCATCCCGAGGCCGGGGGCATGGCCGAGGGATCTCGGGCTTGAGGTACTCCGGAGTCAAAACCGAGGTCCTTCGCCTTGCTCAGGACGACAGACAAAGGCAACCCAGAGATCCTTCCCCTCCGGGGATGCTGCGCGATCGCTGCGTTCGTTCGGGACGACAGGGTGGTGTCATCCCGAGGCCGGGGGCATGGCCGAGGGATCTCGGGCTTGAGGTACTCCGGAGTCAAAACCGAGGTCCTTCGCCTTGCTCAGGACGACAGACAAAGGCAACCCAGAGGTCCTTCCCCTCCGGGGATGCTGCGCGATCGCTGCGTTCGTTCGGGACGACAGCAAAAGGCACTCGTTCGGGATGGAAGGGTGTTGTTTGTCATCCTGAGGCCGGGGGTATGGCCGAAGGATCTCGGGCTTGAGGTACTCCGGAGTCAAAACCGAGGTCCTTCGCCTTGCTCAGGACGACAGACAAAGGCAACCCAGAGATCCTTCCCCTTCGGGAGTGCTCCGCAATCACTTCGTTCGCTCGGGACGACAAGCAAATGCAAAATCGAGGTCCTTCGCGTTGCTCAGGACGACAAAAAAACAAGTCCTCGGGAGGACAGAGGGTTGTCATCCTGAACGAAGTGAAGGATCTCGCCCCTAAGGCAGTCCAGATTCAAAGCCGAGATCCTTCCGGCGAAAAGCACGCCGTCAGGATGACAGGGCAAAGGTAACGCCAGGTCCTTCCCCTTCGGGAGTGCTCCGCGATTGCTTCGTTCGTTCGGGACGACAAGCAAATGCAAAATCGAGGTCCTTCCCCTCCGGGGATGCTTCGCGATCACTGCGTTCGTTCGGGACGACAGGTGTTTGGTTGTCATCCTGAACGAAGTGAAGGATCTCGCCCCTA
Proteins encoded in this region:
- a CDS encoding D-Ala-D-Ala carboxypeptidase family metallohydrolase, with product MAEKSTRLNDLPVAEHFRLREFECPCCHCVRLCPLLVELLEAMRDQWGKPVVISSGYRCPPHNKRVKGAARSLHMEGRAADVLVPFNEQSAVEVFARRAGFTQVIPYGRRNFMHLAVA
- a CDS encoding sigma-70 family RNA polymerase sigma factor; this translates as MEFSKYDMEAETVRFRPLVMATARRYAGRGALFDDLVQEGYLALLELIPRCGDPERLPLFLKNRLPARVRAVARREWRQQYVPLEDMEGTPEEPSVFVEPSFPDRAVEESLAGEDRELVFLLAEGFNQEEAAERFGITQQAVSARLRLLRKRLAPLIQ
- a CDS encoding DUF2922 domain-containing protein; the encoded protein is MKTFRMKFLTDLGKTFVVSLNYAKETISAAEAEAAMDAVIDNDIFDQALVSIAGAELVDRTVTEIL
- a CDS encoding YvrJ family protein, translating into MEDFMSTVVQNGFSVAVAAFLLVRMEKRLEELSLAIRDLHAAILAKG
- a CDS encoding DUF1659 domain-containing protein, whose protein sequence is MAVYSPLKSSVVLRLNTGTGDDGKMIVRSVTMSRIRPAVDATSLKSATDALGALFDYPVLAVEKVGTDSVEAA